Proteins from a single region of Chitinophagales bacterium:
- a CDS encoding oligosaccharide repeat unit polymerase codes for MINFLFYVPLFLMSFLGSIFIVLKVDHHYIIDKIYFDKTRVIGWVAIMYTMLMLPIGVIIAKKLFNINNTKLELINYAKKPVVNLFNNYEIILKSFLVALSFVSLIAIAYTFIKIDTIPILRLLNGATANELAILRIMSKMEFQGNVLFRNIFALQLMPIITYISFAYLYKTKSLFNYFWFSTCFFASILILTYDLEKSPMAMFLAGFIFFFVWVKGEISIGKLSIISITLFSIIVLFYIGFGQNNISDILFQYNQGISGRVLFSQIAGTFLSFEFFDNIKDFISINSLTNYISYFEIEYSERAAKLIMEVINPKGVILGTAGVQNTLFIGEAWANFGVLGLLLSPIYVGFIIGTFFYSLLYLPKSPIFIGIYVAYSYKLTLIGGFNDYIYNISNLLFFIIFATIILFSYKLTSILQKYEKNNISPSI; via the coding sequence ATGATAAATTTCTTATTTTATGTGCCTTTATTTTTAATGTCATTTTTAGGTTCAATATTTATAGTGTTAAAAGTGGATCATCATTATATAATAGATAAAATATATTTTGATAAAACAAGAGTTATTGGGTGGGTAGCCATAATGTATACTATGCTCATGCTCCCAATTGGTGTAATTATAGCCAAAAAATTATTTAATATTAATAATACAAAGCTAGAGCTAATTAATTATGCAAAAAAACCAGTAGTTAATCTTTTTAATAACTATGAGATAATACTAAAATCTTTTTTAGTAGCTTTAAGTTTTGTTTCATTAATTGCAATTGCTTATACTTTTATAAAAATTGATACAATTCCTATTTTAAGACTATTAAATGGTGCTACTGCTAATGAGTTAGCTATACTTAGAATTATGTCTAAAATGGAATTTCAAGGCAATGTTTTATTTAGAAATATTTTTGCTTTACAGCTAATGCCTATAATTACTTACATTTCTTTTGCCTACTTATATAAAACTAAATCTTTGTTTAATTACTTCTGGTTTTCAACTTGCTTTTTTGCTTCTATATTAATACTTACCTATGATTTAGAAAAATCTCCTATGGCAATGTTTTTAGCAGGGTTTATTTTCTTTTTTGTTTGGGTAAAAGGTGAAATTTCAATTGGAAAATTAAGCATTATTTCAATTACTCTATTCTCTATAATTGTACTATTTTATATAGGTTTTGGTCAAAATAACATATCAGATATCTTATTTCAATACAATCAAGGAATTTCTGGAAGAGTACTTTTTTCGCAAATAGCAGGCACATTTCTTTCCTTTGAATTTTTTGATAATATAAAAGATTTCATTAGTATAAATAGTCTAACTAACTATATAAGCTATTTTGAAATAGAATATTCAGAAAGAGCTGCCAAATTAATAATGGAAGTTATTAATCCGAAGGGTGTTATATTAGGTACGGCAGGAGTACAGAACACTTTATTTATAGGAGAAGCGTGGGCAAATTTTGGAGTACTTGGGCTGTTATTATCACCTATTTACGTGGGTTTTATTATTGGCACTTTTTTCTACAGTCTTTTATATCTTCCTAAAAGTCCAATTTTTATAGGCATATACGTAGCATATAGCTACAAACTCACACTAATTGGAGGTTTTAATGATTACATTTATAACATATCAAATCTGCTATTTTTTATAATATTTGCAACAATCATATTATTTAGTTACAAATTAACATCTATTTTACAAAAATATGAAAAGAATAATATTTCACCTTCCATATAA
- a CDS encoding glycosyltransferase, whose translation MKRIIFHLPYKIDKNRPSGTNIRPIKLLNAFKSLGYQVDFVNGYAKERKSQIEKIIRNIKSGITYDFLYSESSTLPTLLTESHHLPTYPFLDFNFLFFCKKNKIPIGLFYRDIHWEFEHYSLKGVKQIYSRIFYKFDLLKYNQLIDVLFLPSLKMFKHIPTNLTMQKFALPSGIDAETDYKPYIYNKVFIYVGGIGKLYKMHELIKAFQLNKDLKLILNTREEEWNQYKNEYQDYLSDNIEIHHKSGKDLLPLYKRSSVGLLVYEQSDYRNFAMPVKLFEYLSHNLLVLSSINTAPSEYIEKHKIGYSVNYHSNDISKLLLKLPNLVEQDTKLSERLYKIKKDNTWEARAKKVLEVLKNNNND comes from the coding sequence ATGAAAAGAATAATATTTCACCTTCCATATAAAATAGACAAAAATAGACCTAGTGGCACAAATATTAGACCTATAAAACTACTAAATGCTTTTAAGTCCTTAGGATATCAAGTAGATTTTGTAAACGGTTATGCAAAAGAAAGAAAATCTCAAATTGAAAAAATAATAAGAAACATTAAATCAGGGATTACTTATGATTTTTTGTATTCTGAAAGTAGCACTCTACCTACTTTGCTTACAGAAAGCCATCATCTTCCTACTTACCCATTCTTAGATTTTAATTTTTTATTTTTTTGTAAAAAAAACAAAATACCAATCGGATTATTTTATAGAGATATACATTGGGAATTTGAACATTATAGTCTTAAAGGGGTCAAACAAATCTACTCAAGAATATTTTACAAATTTGACTTGCTAAAATATAATCAACTTATTGATGTGCTCTTTTTGCCTTCTCTTAAAATGTTTAAACATATTCCCACAAATTTGACAATGCAAAAATTTGCGTTACCTTCTGGTATAGATGCAGAAACAGATTATAAACCTTATATTTATAACAAAGTTTTTATCTATGTTGGTGGTATAGGTAAATTATATAAAATGCATGAGTTAATTAAGGCATTTCAACTCAACAAAGATTTAAAACTTATACTTAACACAAGAGAAGAAGAATGGAATCAGTATAAAAATGAATATCAAGACTATCTTTCCGACAATATAGAAATTCATCATAAAAGTGGTAAAGATTTATTACCTCTTTATAAACGGTCATCAGTTGGATTATTAGTGTATGAACAATCTGATTATCGCAATTTTGCTATGCCAGTAAAATTGTTTGAATACCTCTCTCACAACTTACTTGTTCTATCCTCAATAAACACAGCCCCGTCTGAATATATTGAAAAACATAAAATTGGCTATAGCGTAAATTATCATAGCAATGATATAAGTAAACTATTATTAAAACTACCCAATTTGGTAGAACAAGATACTAAACTAAGTGAAAGATTATATAAAATAAAAAAAGACAATACTTGGGAAGCAAGAGCAAAAAAAGTTTTAGAAGTTTTAAAAAATAACAATAATGATTAG
- a CDS encoding glycosyltransferase, whose protein sequence is MRVLILGDLNSVHIIRWVSSLCEKDLQIGLFSFSKINHNHYNSFNNLTIESVEINEDFFKSEEGSLAKLKYLTALPKLRKFIKEFHPDILHAHYASSYGLLGALTNFSPYIISVWGSDVYDFPNKNFVFKNLIKFNLKQADYILSTSHAMAKETKKYTNKPIEITPFGVNLSLFRPIDIKKDNSKIILGTVKSLEKKYGIDILIKAFAIVYKTNENKNIELRIFGKGTLSDELKKLAKTENVENQVKFMGFIDNNLIPQELNKFDIYLALSRLESFGAAIVEAEACGVPVIVSNIGGLPEVIGNNETGIIVESENIEETANAILKLISNEKLRFEMGNNGRKRAKDLYDWNKNVNQMYSIYYRIISLKQTTSV, encoded by the coding sequence ATTAGGGTATTAATATTAGGAGACTTAAACTCTGTCCACATTATTAGGTGGGTAAGCTCTTTGTGTGAAAAAGATTTACAAATTGGTTTATTTTCGTTTTCTAAAATTAACCACAATCATTATAATTCTTTCAATAACTTAACCATTGAAAGTGTTGAGATAAATGAAGACTTTTTTAAAAGTGAAGAGGGTAGTTTGGCAAAATTAAAATATTTAACAGCACTACCCAAACTAAGAAAATTTATAAAAGAATTCCACCCTGATATTTTACATGCACATTATGCTAGTAGTTATGGCTTATTAGGTGCTCTTACTAACTTCTCTCCTTATATTATCTCCGTTTGGGGAAGTGATGTTTATGATTTCCCAAATAAAAACTTTGTTTTTAAAAATCTAATAAAGTTTAACTTAAAGCAAGCGGACTATATACTTTCTACTTCTCATGCAATGGCTAAAGAAACTAAAAAATATACAAACAAGCCAATAGAGATAACACCATTTGGAGTAAATTTATCTTTATTTAGACCCATAGATATCAAAAAAGATAATTCTAAAATTATTTTAGGTACAGTAAAATCATTGGAAAAAAAATATGGAATAGATATTCTTATTAAAGCATTTGCTATAGTTTATAAAACTAATGAAAATAAAAATATTGAATTAAGAATTTTTGGCAAAGGAACACTAAGTGATGAACTTAAAAAATTAGCTAAGACCGAAAATGTAGAAAACCAAGTAAAATTTATGGGTTTTATAGATAATAATTTGATACCTCAAGAACTAAATAAATTTGATATCTATCTTGCACTATCAAGATTAGAGAGTTTCGGTGCGGCTATTGTTGAAGCAGAAGCTTGTGGAGTACCTGTAATTGTAAGTAACATTGGAGGCTTGCCAGAAGTTATTGGGAATAATGAAACAGGTATTATAGTTGAAAGTGAAAATATTGAAGAAACCGCAAACGCTATTCTTAAACTAATTAGCAATGAAAAATTGAGATTTGAAATGGGTAATAACGGGAGAAAGAGAGCTAAAGATCTATATGACTGGAATAAGAATGTAAATCAAATGTACTCTATTTATTATAGAATTATTTCCTTAAAACAAACAACTTCAGTATAA
- a CDS encoding O-antigen ligase family protein — protein sequence MNYLKNIDNKLLTAGLLLFAFVLPIHKMATTIPFIIIIIGLIPSYKQYSIKELSKYSIVLVSLLIIYFILAFNSYFHAIYKLHAKNELIGKIPFFLLPLLLTLYQKIETTTIKKIVTTFFISSYIMSIIIMFIYLFNLIYYNKITSYTDLISFTIIHPSYLSLYLLFGLILFIDNKYLTDSIKSNILYKTYPFVVSVTIIILASRISIIALVILFIIYIFFILKLKQALFATLLICLLSIFLFWKVDFLNARFTKAINMLKQDKNAVNNYTVDDRIMIWSNAIELIKEEPIKGYNIGDARNHFLREKHNTSGFGKGYREHYNCHNQFLESWLSLGILGVITMILIFATLLYIGIIEKNKVIIGFTLLLFIFSLVESILESQGGIMFFAFFVGLFLNKLKHV from the coding sequence TTGAATTACTTAAAGAATATTGATAATAAATTATTAACAGCAGGATTATTACTTTTCGCTTTTGTTTTGCCTATACATAAAATGGCAACTACAATTCCTTTCATTATTATTATTATAGGGTTAATCCCATCATACAAACAATACAGCATAAAAGAGTTAAGCAAATATAGTATTGTACTAGTTTCATTGCTAATCATTTATTTTATTCTTGCCTTTAATAGTTATTTTCATGCTATTTACAAATTACATGCAAAAAATGAATTAATTGGTAAAATACCATTCTTTTTACTTCCTTTACTTTTAACATTATATCAAAAAATAGAGACAACTACTATAAAAAAGATAGTGACTACTTTTTTTATCAGTAGCTATATAATGTCTATAATAATAATGTTCATTTATTTATTTAATCTAATATACTATAATAAAATTACTTCGTATACTGATTTAATTAGTTTTACAATTATTCACCCTAGCTATCTTTCTTTATACTTACTTTTTGGATTGATATTGTTTATAGACAATAAATATTTAACAGATTCTATCAAATCAAATATACTGTATAAAACTTATCCATTTGTTGTTTCTGTAACAATAATAATATTAGCTTCTAGGATTTCAATTATTGCTTTAGTTATTCTTTTTATTATCTATATTTTCTTTATTTTGAAATTAAAACAAGCACTTTTTGCTACATTACTTATTTGTTTACTGTCTATATTCTTATTTTGGAAAGTAGATTTTTTAAATGCTAGATTTACTAAAGCCATAAACATGCTAAAGCAAGATAAAAATGCTGTCAATAACTATACTGTAGATGATAGAATAATGATATGGAGCAATGCTATAGAATTAATTAAAGAGGAACCAATAAAAGGTTATAATATTGGAGATGCACGAAACCATTTTTTAAGAGAAAAACATAACACTAGCGGTTTTGGTAAAGGTTATAGAGAACATTACAACTGCCATAATCAATTTTTAGAATCTTGGCTTTCTTTAGGTATTTTAGGGGTTATAACTATGATTTTAATTTTTGCCACCTTACTTTATATAGGTATAATAGAAAAAAATAAGGTTATTATTGGGTTTACATTGCTACTTTTTATCTTTTCATTAGTAGAATCAATTTTAGAATCCCAAGGTGGAATTATGTTTTTTGCTTTTTTTGTAGGTTTATTCCTCAATAAACTCAAGCATGTCTAA
- a CDS encoding glycosyltransferase family 4 protein: MRILFLTDNFPPEVNAPASRTYEHCKEWVKKGAEVTVITCFPNFPTGKVYNGYKNKLYLKEEIDGIKIIRVFTYITANKGTIKRTLDYISFMLAALIAGLFVKTDFIVATSPQFFTAIAGRLLSLVKKKEWLLEIRDIWPESIKVVTGMDGFIIRFFEFLEKRMYKTADKIVIVTPELKNNLIKKHPYTVGKIKVITNGVEISKFNPNYVDSELKKNLGLEQKFVILYIGTHGMAHGLDFILKAVQKVKDKEIHFLFVGDGAKKQELLELNKKLNLGNVTMLPSVLKNEVINYISVSDVGLVNLVKSDLFKAAIPSKIFEIAAMQKPILLGVEGEVQKIIEKYNAGVAFEPENEGDFLEKLAQIKTDYQNYKQGANELAKTYDRKKLALDMLEFIEE; encoded by the coding sequence ATGAGAATATTGTTTCTAACAGATAATTTTCCTCCTGAGGTAAATGCACCTGCTTCTCGCACTTATGAGCATTGTAAAGAGTGGGTTAAAAAAGGAGCAGAAGTTACAGTTATTACTTGTTTCCCTAATTTTCCTACAGGGAAAGTTTATAATGGATACAAAAATAAACTCTATCTGAAAGAAGAAATTGATGGAATAAAAATCATAAGAGTTTTTACCTATATTACCGCAAACAAAGGAACTATTAAAAGAACATTAGATTATATAAGTTTTATGCTTGCTGCATTAATAGCCGGGCTGTTTGTGAAAACAGATTTTATAGTAGCTACATCTCCACAGTTTTTTACTGCTATAGCTGGACGTTTATTAAGCCTTGTTAAAAAAAAGGAATGGTTATTAGAAATTAGAGATATTTGGCCAGAAAGTATAAAAGTAGTAACAGGAATGGATGGTTTTATAATTCGCTTTTTTGAGTTTTTAGAAAAAAGAATGTATAAAACTGCAGATAAAATAGTAATTGTAACACCAGAACTTAAAAATAACTTAATTAAAAAACATCCTTATACAGTAGGTAAAATTAAGGTAATTACAAATGGTGTTGAAATTTCTAAATTCAATCCTAATTATGTAGATAGTGAATTAAAGAAAAATTTAGGTTTAGAACAAAAGTTTGTGATTTTATATATTGGGACACATGGCATGGCACATGGACTTGATTTTATATTAAAAGCAGTTCAAAAAGTAAAAGATAAAGAAATTCATTTTTTATTTGTTGGAGATGGAGCAAAAAAGCAAGAATTATTAGAGTTAAATAAAAAATTGAATTTAGGCAATGTAACAATGTTGCCTTCTGTACTGAAAAATGAAGTGATAAATTACATTTCAGTAAGTGATGTTGGTTTAGTAAATTTAGTAAAGTCTGATTTGTTTAAAGCAGCCATTCCTTCTAAAATATTTGAGATTGCAGCTATGCAAAAACCAATACTGCTTGGGGTAGAAGGAGAGGTACAAAAAATAATAGAAAAGTATAATGCTGGAGTAGCCTTTGAACCAGAAAACGAAGGAGATTTTTTAGAAAAATTAGCACAAATAAAAACAGATTATCAAAACTATAAACAAGGGGCTAATGAACTAGCAAAAACTTATGATAGAAAAAAACTAGCTTTAGACATGCTTGAGTTTATTGAGGAATAA
- a CDS encoding RluA family pseudouridine synthase, with amino-acid sequence MFKKYQIQLLFEDENYVVVSKPSGLLSIPDRYDETLPNLREILKEIYGEIYTVHRLDKDTSGVICFAKNAEAHKYLNDKFAEGEVKKIYWAFTEGKPEIEEGRIDVPILNDMKNSGRMLVNNAGKEATTFFRLVENYGSISLMEYYPLTGRTHQIRVHSKYLGCPLLVDELYNGKTAFYLSEIKRRYNNRKFEEERPLVSRLTLHAVSIQFEDMKGKEIFVESELPKDLGALRKQLSKL; translated from the coding sequence CTGTTTAAAAAATATCAAATACAGCTTTTGTTTGAAGATGAAAACTACGTAGTAGTCAGTAAACCAAGTGGATTATTGAGTATTCCGGATAGGTACGATGAAACATTGCCCAATTTGCGTGAAATATTAAAAGAAATATATGGAGAAATATACACCGTACACAGGTTAGATAAAGATACAAGTGGAGTAATATGTTTTGCTAAAAATGCGGAGGCTCATAAATATTTGAATGATAAATTTGCTGAAGGAGAGGTGAAAAAAATATATTGGGCATTTACGGAAGGCAAGCCGGAAATAGAAGAGGGTAGGATAGACGTACCCATACTAAATGATATGAAAAATAGTGGGAGAATGTTGGTAAATAATGCAGGAAAAGAAGCCACAACCTTTTTTAGATTAGTAGAAAATTATGGCAGTATAAGTTTAATGGAGTATTATCCGCTAACGGGCAGAACGCACCAAATAAGGGTGCATAGCAAATATTTGGGTTGCCCACTATTAGTAGATGAGTTATATAATGGTAAAACAGCCTTTTATTTAAGCGAAATAAAAAGAAGATATAATAATCGTAAATTTGAAGAAGAAAGACCTTTGGTAAGTAGATTAACCTTGCACGCTGTGTCAATACAATTTGAAGATATGAAAGGCAAAGAAATTTTTGTAGAAAGCGAGCTTCCTAAAGATTTAGGAGCTTTGAGGAAGCAGTTAAGTAAGTTATGA
- a CDS encoding pseudouridine synthase: MKANFKYYIFYKPYNVLSQFTKEDGSESIADYFFLDEKDVYPVGRLDKDSEGMLLLTNDKSLNKILLNPKSEKTKTYIAQVEGIFTKEAIKKLGKGVEITVDKVNYKTLPAYAEKINEPLNLPERFPPVRYRKDIPTSWVEIEIMEGKNRQVRKMLAKVGFPVLRLIRTQIEDLKMDNIQPGDILELSRDVLYKKLNLK, translated from the coding sequence ATGAAAGCAAATTTTAAATACTATATTTTTTATAAACCATATAATGTATTGAGTCAATTTACCAAAGAAGATGGTAGCGAGTCCATAGCAGATTATTTCTTTTTAGACGAAAAAGACGTTTATCCTGTGGGAAGATTAGACAAAGACAGCGAAGGAATGTTGTTGTTAACGAACGACAAATCACTAAATAAAATTTTGCTTAATCCAAAATCGGAAAAAACAAAAACCTATATAGCACAAGTAGAAGGAATTTTTACTAAAGAGGCTATAAAAAAGTTAGGAAAAGGAGTGGAAATAACTGTAGATAAAGTTAATTATAAAACGCTTCCTGCTTATGCTGAAAAAATAAATGAACCTTTAAATCTGCCCGAAAGATTTCCACCGGTTAGGTACAGAAAAGATATACCTACATCTTGGGTAGAAATTGAAATAATGGAAGGCAAAAATAGGCAAGTAAGAAAAATGCTGGCAAAAGTGGGTTTTCCCGTTTTAAGGTTAATTAGAACGCAGATTGAAGACCTAAAAATGGATAATATTCAGCCGGGAGATATTTTAGAATTAAGTAGAGATGTTTTGTATAAAAAGTTGAATTTAAAGTGA
- a CDS encoding DnaJ domain-containing protein — MKNLLGHFFMAEYKKYIKWVLMLLGAMRFRIYGAFLGFFIGLFIEEWLNGNFELNKKYRFQKKEIYFTTYQLKLNEMIVEVLRLSSLISRAQSIFILKYYYKRFGVERGKALYDRLKYDIKMPVNGYEAAAFLNEKIDRNQKIDILQFLYDLLLVDGSISVGERNVLENIAKAIGVLKSDFDNLFTKRKQKVYVSQPSGYTYRYYEVLGVTKTVSDTDLKKAYRKLVLKYHPDRTKINTKEAADKFQKIQDAYDKIREQRGIK; from the coding sequence ATGAAAAATCTATTGGGACATTTTTTTATGGCAGAATATAAAAAATACATTAAATGGGTTTTAATGCTTTTAGGAGCAATGAGATTTAGAATATATGGAGCTTTTTTAGGTTTTTTTATAGGCTTGTTTATAGAAGAGTGGCTTAATGGAAATTTTGAGTTAAACAAAAAATATAGATTTCAGAAAAAAGAAATTTATTTTACAACTTATCAACTCAAATTAAATGAAATGATAGTAGAAGTGCTACGACTTAGTAGTTTAATTTCTCGGGCACAAAGTATTTTTATTTTAAAATATTATTATAAAAGATTTGGAGTAGAAAGAGGCAAAGCATTGTATGATAGATTAAAATACGATATTAAAATGCCTGTAAATGGATATGAAGCAGCAGCATTTTTAAACGAAAAAATAGATAGAAATCAAAAAATAGATATTTTGCAGTTTTTGTACGATTTATTGTTGGTAGATGGAAGCATATCTGTAGGAGAAAGAAATGTATTGGAAAACATAGCTAAAGCTATAGGTGTTTTAAAATCTGATTTTGATAATTTATTTACAAAAAGAAAACAGAAAGTATATGTCAGTCAGCCAAGTGGATACACTTATAGATATTATGAGGTTTTGGGTGTAACAAAAACAGTAAGCGATACGGACTTGAAAAAAGCATATAGAAAATTGGTTTTAAAATATCATCCGGATAGAACTAAAATTAATACTAAAGAAGCGGCTGATAAATTTCAAAAAATACAAGATGCTTACGATAAAATTAGAGAACAAAGAGGCATAAAATAA
- a CDS encoding T9SS type A sorting domain-containing protein, translated as MRKIYILFFIAFAIAVKAQTVDPSLESWTTKTNQIHVQGTANISGMSVDYEIDDPQFTYNDLTHWSSLNQLTKTESVVYPATNDPDVELVTQSTDAVDGTFSTRLESKTIKIKVTATAFGFTFDTSVTNVAPGMMVSGVFNLDVNAFADQLVNSTSLSSLDPFSYNGTGQPIDFRPGTLSGMYKYDGLSGDSALVVTGAIKNRVVVAYAIKRLPSTSIWTSFDVDLEYSSCDMPDTIVTLFCSSNLDASFTGGNFSVNSNYTGVDGSVLFVDNLSLDTLDASVFPPSAVNDNSTISNVETATLDVTLNDVNCDPSGNAPVIITSGQNGTATNGSGNELDYTPNSGFVGTDVVTYYICNSGGACDTASWFIEVTAPPLCEAYNDNRTLDQNTTSTFDPLANDDNCFTNLAIIVLPLNGTASVVSGEISYSPVNNFIGVDSLTYQVCNDIDPTQCSTAKVYYQVLTGIKEIPSSSIVVAPNPAKDKVSISLKNINESTTVSIYNMLGKKVYQAQFMQTTEINLSKFNTGVYLIQLENQKGKATKKLIVSK; from the coding sequence ATGAGAAAAATTTACATTTTATTTTTTATCGCTTTTGCAATAGCAGTAAAAGCCCAAACAGTTGACCCAAGTTTAGAGAGTTGGACAACAAAAACTAATCAAATACATGTACAAGGTACTGCTAATATTAGTGGTATGTCAGTTGATTATGAAATTGATGATCCACAATTTACTTATAATGATTTAACACATTGGTCTTCGTTAAATCAATTGACAAAAACTGAAAGTGTGGTTTATCCTGCAACTAATGATCCTGATGTAGAATTAGTAACGCAATCAACAGACGCTGTTGATGGAACTTTTTCTACAAGATTAGAATCTAAGACAATAAAAATTAAGGTTACAGCTACAGCATTTGGTTTTACTTTTGATACTTCAGTAACTAATGTAGCTCCGGGTATGATGGTAAGTGGTGTTTTTAATTTAGATGTTAATGCATTTGCAGACCAATTAGTAAACTCCACTAGCTTGAGTAGCTTAGATCCTTTTTCATATAACGGTACAGGGCAACCAATAGATTTTAGACCCGGTACATTAAGCGGTATGTATAAATACGATGGTTTATCTGGCGACTCTGCTTTGGTTGTTACCGGAGCTATTAAAAATAGAGTAGTAGTAGCTTATGCCATTAAGCGTTTGCCTTCTACTTCTATATGGACAAGTTTTGATGTTGACTTAGAATATTCAAGTTGCGATATGCCGGATACTATTGTTACATTATTTTGTTCAAGCAATTTAGATGCTTCTTTTACAGGAGGAAATTTTAGTGTAAATTCAAATTATACAGGTGTAGATGGCTCTGTTTTATTTGTTGATAATTTATCTTTAGATACCTTAGATGCTTCGGTATTCCCACCAAGTGCTGTTAATGATAATTCAACAATTTCAAATGTAGAGACAGCTACTTTAGATGTTACTTTAAATGATGTAAATTGCGACCCATCGGGCAATGCACCTGTAATTATAACTTCTGGGCAAAATGGAACAGCTACAAATGGCAGTGGCAATGAATTAGATTATACGCCTAATAGTGGTTTTGTGGGTACAGATGTGGTTACCTATTATATATGTAATAGCGGAGGAGCTTGCGATACCGCTTCTTGGTTTATAGAAGTTACTGCACCGCCATTGTGCGAAGCTTATAATGATAACAGAACTTTAGATCAAAATACAACAAGTACTTTTGATCCTTTAGCCAATGATGATAATTGCTTTACTAATTTAGCTATAATTGTTTTACCGTTAAATGGAACAGCAAGTGTGGTAAGTGGAGAAATATCTTATAGTCCTGTAAATAATTTTATAGGTGTAGATAGTTTAACATACCAAGTTTGTAATGATATAGATCCTACTCAATGTAGTACGGCTAAAGTTTATTATCAAGTATTAACGGGTATTAAAGAAATACCTTCTTCATCTATAGTAGTTGCACCTAATCCTGCAAAAGATAAAGTGAGCATCAGCTTGAAAAATATAAATGAAAGCACAACCGTTTCTATATATAATATGCTTGGCAAAAAAGTTTATCAAGCTCAATTTATGCAAACAACAGAAATAAACTTAAGTAAATTTAATACAGGAGTTTATTTAATACAGCTTGAAAATCAAAAAGGAAAAGCTACTAAGAAACTTATAGTTTCAAAATAA
- a CDS encoding peroxiredoxin has protein sequence MGLVGKKAPIFKATAVVNGGDFNEDFSLEQYIGKKKVVFFFYPMDFTFVCPTEILAFQEKLAEFEKRGVAVVGCSVDSHFSHWAWLNTPKDKGGIQSVKYPLVADFDKTISMNYGVLAGEYNWDEDGNWVFEGSPVAYRGLFLIDEDGVVRHELINDLPLGRNVNEALRVIDALAHNQKYGEVCPANWNEGDDAMTASADGVADYLSKH, from the coding sequence ATGGGACTAGTAGGAAAAAAAGCTCCAATTTTTAAAGCAACAGCCGTAGTAAACGGTGGTGATTTCAATGAAGATTTTTCATTAGAACAATACATAGGTAAAAAGAAAGTAGTTTTCTTTTTCTATCCTATGGATTTTACATTTGTTTGTCCAACTGAAATTTTAGCCTTTCAAGAAAAATTAGCTGAATTTGAAAAAAGAGGCGTAGCCGTTGTAGGTTGCTCTGTAGATTCACATTTCTCACACTGGGCGTGGTTAAACACACCAAAAGATAAAGGTGGTATTCAAAGTGTTAAATATCCGTTAGTGGCAGATTTTGACAAAACAATTTCAATGAACTATGGTGTTTTAGCAGGAGAATACAACTGGGATGAAGATGGCAATTGGGTTTTTGAAGGCTCGCCAGTAGCATATAGAGGTTTGTTTTTAATAGATGAAGACGGTGTAGTTCGTCATGAATTAATTAACGATTTACCTTTAGGTAGAAATGTAAACGAAGCACTAAGAGTAATAGATGCTTTAGCTCACAACCAAAAATATGGCGAAGTTTGCCCAGCCAACTGGAATGAAGGCGATGATGCTATGACCGCTTCTGCTGACGGTGTAGCCGATTATTTATCTAAACATTAA